The following coding sequences are from one Bacteroidota bacterium window:
- a CDS encoding TAT-variant-translocated molybdopterin oxidoreductase: MIELPIVDANSITNADEKLKYWRSASDLNQDQKMLKVADPEFMPGADEPPTGASRRQFIQLMGASMAMAGLAGCRRPVELTLPYSRKPEETIPGIAMHYATSMPYRGTLLGLLVKSYEGRPTKVEGNPEHPVSKGATGLFEQASILNLYDPDRSKQVRKNGDEASWNDFVAFCQGFVRDAGSRRVAVLCEANSSPTMSALQRQLEARFPQLRWVTYAAEGDDPVRMGMQMAYNAPLRPVYQFERASVVVSFDADFLSPVERNFVQNMRGFSASRKLENAQDDMSRLYVIESNYSVTGSAADNRLRLKSSDIAEFAAAVAVHLQVDGVEGVGARFVDHPYAVQIAKDLRRAGSSGVVLAGETQPPEIHALCAAINNTLNCVDNTVILLDTDERIKAPQSDEFRRLVSDMSSGSLDALLVIGVNPVYDHPGELDFQAALQRVDNSIHVGLHYDETAALCTWHVPRSHYLEAWGDGRAYDGTLSVVQPLIAPLFDTKSELEILQTFATGLSTSGYDLVRAQWETIISGDFDREWQRVLHDGYLVDSSFQPAVPTLQQTVTGRPTTLLENAIEVVFRLDQKVLDGSFANNVWCQELPDPVTKLVWDNVAIMSPATAAQLELSVDYVEGQHYSDVVKLTVNNNEIELPVWIVPGHADNSVSVHLGYGREIESKRPERKTGFFDLDDYTDVYGHGAVSTGVGKNVSQLRIPTAMRIGLGAIEKTGERYMLATTQDHGYLEGRPMYRMATLEEYRANPHFADDAVHTLPGGEPWEEYPTLWEERHPKKNPAFKDNPYQEYQWSMVVDLNACTGCSACIVACQSENNIPVVGKQEVSRGREMHWLRMDRYYVSEEGNEENPMMVSQPVSCMHCENAPCEQVCPVAATVHSPDGTNQMIYNRCIGTRYCANNCPYKVRRFNFFNWTKTLPV; this comes from the coding sequence ATGATAGAGCTACCGATAGTTGACGCCAACTCGATAACGAATGCCGATGAGAAGCTGAAGTATTGGCGTAGTGCTTCAGACTTGAATCAGGATCAGAAAATGCTGAAAGTTGCAGATCCTGAATTCATGCCGGGTGCCGATGAGCCTCCTACAGGTGCGTCTCGCCGGCAGTTTATTCAGTTGATGGGCGCTAGTATGGCAATGGCGGGCCTTGCCGGGTGCCGCCGACCAGTTGAGTTGACGCTACCCTATTCGCGCAAGCCAGAAGAGACGATTCCCGGTATTGCGATGCATTATGCAACGTCCATGCCCTATCGTGGGACGCTGCTTGGGTTGTTAGTGAAGAGTTATGAGGGGCGTCCTACTAAAGTTGAGGGAAACCCGGAGCATCCTGTAAGTAAGGGGGCTACGGGTTTATTTGAGCAGGCATCAATCCTGAATTTGTACGACCCGGATAGATCGAAGCAGGTTCGCAAAAATGGGGACGAAGCAAGCTGGAATGACTTTGTTGCTTTTTGCCAGGGATTCGTGCGAGATGCCGGGTCACGTCGTGTAGCAGTATTGTGCGAAGCAAATTCTTCTCCAACGATGTCTGCCTTGCAGCGACAATTGGAGGCTCGTTTTCCACAGTTAAGATGGGTTACGTATGCTGCTGAAGGAGATGACCCTGTACGTATGGGCATGCAAATGGCATATAACGCACCTTTGCGCCCGGTGTACCAGTTTGAGCGTGCCAGTGTTGTTGTAAGCTTTGATGCTGATTTTTTATCTCCTGTAGAGCGAAACTTTGTGCAGAACATGCGTGGCTTTAGTGCTTCACGTAAGTTGGAAAATGCGCAGGATGATATGAGTCGTCTGTATGTAATTGAGAGCAACTACTCTGTTACTGGGTCTGCAGCAGACAATCGTCTTCGATTAAAATCGAGTGATATAGCTGAATTTGCAGCTGCTGTAGCTGTGCATCTGCAAGTTGACGGTGTCGAAGGTGTGGGTGCGAGGTTTGTAGATCACCCTTATGCGGTTCAGATTGCCAAAGATTTGCGGCGTGCCGGCTCAAGTGGTGTGGTTTTGGCCGGAGAGACTCAGCCTCCCGAAATTCATGCACTGTGCGCGGCTATAAATAATACGCTTAATTGTGTTGATAATACTGTGATATTGCTCGATACAGATGAGCGTATAAAGGCCCCTCAATCTGATGAATTTAGGCGGCTCGTTTCAGACATGAGCAGTGGTTCACTTGATGCGCTGCTTGTGATTGGTGTGAACCCAGTTTACGATCATCCTGGTGAACTGGACTTCCAGGCTGCTTTACAGCGCGTAGACAACAGCATCCATGTCGGCCTACATTACGATGAAACAGCTGCATTATGTACCTGGCATGTGCCGAGGAGCCACTATTTGGAAGCCTGGGGAGATGGACGTGCCTACGACGGTACGTTGTCTGTCGTTCAACCGTTGATTGCACCACTATTTGATACGAAATCAGAGTTAGAGATCTTGCAAACCTTTGCGACTGGATTGAGCACATCTGGCTATGATCTCGTTCGTGCACAGTGGGAAACAATTATCTCTGGAGATTTTGATAGAGAGTGGCAGCGCGTATTACACGATGGTTATTTGGTTGATAGTAGTTTTCAGCCTGCTGTTCCAACCTTGCAGCAAACTGTCACAGGCAGACCAACAACACTGTTAGAGAATGCGATAGAAGTTGTTTTTCGTCTTGATCAAAAGGTGCTTGATGGAAGTTTTGCCAACAATGTCTGGTGTCAGGAGTTGCCTGACCCCGTTACAAAACTGGTCTGGGACAATGTGGCAATCATGAGCCCGGCAACAGCCGCGCAACTCGAACTGTCGGTAGACTATGTTGAGGGGCAGCATTATTCAGATGTAGTAAAACTTACAGTAAATAACAACGAAATCGAGCTGCCTGTTTGGATTGTGCCTGGTCATGCAGACAATTCGGTGTCCGTACATCTAGGGTATGGACGTGAGATCGAGTCAAAACGTCCAGAACGTAAGACAGGGTTTTTTGACCTGGATGATTATACGGATGTCTATGGACATGGAGCTGTTTCGACGGGCGTGGGCAAGAATGTTTCGCAGCTTCGGATTCCGACGGCTATGCGTATTGGGTTGGGCGCGATTGAAAAAACAGGCGAGCGTTACATGCTTGCAACAACTCAGGATCATGGTTATTTAGAAGGCCGCCCGATGTATCGGATGGCAACGTTAGAGGAATATCGAGCCAATCCACATTTTGCTGATGACGCTGTGCATACGTTGCCTGGTGGAGAACCCTGGGAAGAATACCCTACTTTATGGGAAGAGCGGCATCCCAAAAAGAATCCAGCATTCAAAGATAATCCTTATCAGGAATATCAATGGAGTATGGTGGTGGATCTCAATGCTTGTACAGGCTGCAGTGCTTGTATAGTTGCGTGCCAGTCTGAGAATAATATCCCGGTTGTTGGGAAACAGGAAGTAAGTCGAGGTAGGGAGATGCATTGGCTGCGCATGGATCGATACTATGTAAGTGAGGAGGGCAATGAAGAAAACCCCATGATGGTTTCTCAGCCCGTATCGTGCATGCATTGTGAAAAT
- a CDS encoding cytochrome c3 family protein, producing MAQIFPKKANALPALSLFGVTLGGVLTVALVWYYFSPEFIDVGYAPEQPVPYSHRLHVDELGLDCRYCHTNVEVSALANLPATQTCMNCHGQGIKSESLKLLPIRESWATGDPIEWVKVSFLPEYVQFSHATHVSNGVGCQTCHGAIDEMEVVYQAEPLSMGWCLECHRQPELYLRPNEEVTNMGYVQPADFIERNIERISQDGIVPPTNCSACHY from the coding sequence ATGGCTCAGATATTCCCGAAAAAAGCAAATGCACTTCCCGCGCTTTCCCTCTTTGGCGTTACTCTGGGCGGAGTGCTTACAGTTGCTTTGGTCTGGTATTACTTTTCCCCTGAATTTATTGACGTTGGGTACGCACCCGAGCAACCCGTTCCTTATAGCCACCGCCTTCATGTGGATGAGTTGGGCCTGGATTGTCGTTACTGTCATACCAACGTCGAAGTGTCTGCACTTGCCAATCTGCCGGCGACCCAGACTTGTATGAACTGTCATGGGCAGGGGATCAAGAGCGAATCGCTAAAGTTGCTGCCCATTCGCGAGAGTTGGGCCACGGGTGATCCGATTGAGTGGGTCAAGGTAAGTTTCTTGCCGGAGTACGTGCAGTTTAGTCACGCAACGCACGTGAGCAATGGCGTAGGATGTCAGACATGTCACGGGGCCATCGATGAGATGGAAGTTGTGTATCAGGCAGAGCCGCTTTCAATGGGTTGGTGCTTGGAATGCCACCGTCAACCTGAATTGTACCTCCGCCCTAACGAGGAAGTGACTAATATGGGGTATGTACAGCCAGCTGATTTTATTGAGAGGAACATCGAGCGAATCAGCCAGGACGGTATTGTACCTCCAACAAACTGTTCAGCCTGCCATTATTAA
- a CDS encoding MATE family efflux transporter produces MIGSQLGQMSMGFVDTVMVGRLGVAPLAGVALGNTIFFVLAIITLGVVFAVGPMVSQAHGAGDEAAIGRSVREGLRVGVLLAVIPVLIMWNIEPMLLKMGQEPETVALTGSYLHAILWGLLPFLWFGAFRSLVEGVSRPLPVTLITLIGLGVNVLANYVLMFGKWGFPEMGLAGTGWASTIVYWSMFIIVAAYVKFSPAFRKYNVFAGLMKVHVKTLKEVFRVGWPIGISHGVEAGLFAITSLTMGLIGTVALASHQVAIQCAAYTFMVPMGIGIAASVRVGQAIGMKDYQGAQRAGNVALYLALAFMSFTAILFWVIPRPIISLYLDTSVPENAEVVALAITLLGVAAVFQVFDGIQVAALGALRGLKDTRIPMIIGFVSYWIVGLSVGMSLAFIADFGAVGLWWGLVLGLATAALLLTWRFRHSAKGQLATHRGEV; encoded by the coding sequence GTGATTGGGTCTCAGCTGGGGCAAATGTCGATGGGGTTTGTTGACACCGTAATGGTGGGGCGATTAGGCGTAGCGCCGTTGGCTGGGGTGGCGCTGGGGAATACTATTTTCTTTGTGCTTGCAATTATTACGCTCGGGGTTGTGTTTGCCGTAGGGCCGATGGTCTCGCAGGCCCATGGCGCTGGCGATGAAGCGGCGATCGGGCGCAGTGTACGGGAGGGGTTGCGCGTTGGGGTACTGCTTGCTGTTATTCCTGTGCTCATTATGTGGAATATTGAGCCGATGCTGCTCAAGATGGGGCAGGAGCCGGAAACGGTTGCGCTTACAGGCAGCTATCTGCATGCTATTTTATGGGGGCTGCTTCCGTTTTTGTGGTTTGGCGCGTTTCGCAGCCTGGTTGAGGGGGTGTCACGCCCATTGCCGGTAACGCTTATTACATTGATAGGGCTCGGGGTGAATGTGCTGGCGAATTATGTCCTCATGTTTGGAAAGTGGGGATTTCCTGAGATGGGCCTTGCGGGTACCGGTTGGGCGAGTACCATTGTGTACTGGTCGATGTTTATTATCGTAGCCGCCTACGTTAAGTTTTCGCCGGCGTTTCGGAAGTACAACGTATTTGCCGGCCTGATGAAAGTGCATGTGAAAACCCTTAAGGAGGTGTTCCGGGTTGGGTGGCCGATTGGTATTTCGCACGGCGTTGAAGCCGGCTTGTTTGCCATTACCTCGCTCACGATGGGCTTGATTGGTACCGTGGCCCTCGCTTCTCATCAGGTAGCAATCCAGTGCGCTGCGTATACCTTTATGGTGCCAATGGGGATTGGGATTGCCGCTTCTGTGCGCGTAGGACAGGCGATCGGCATGAAAGATTATCAGGGTGCGCAACGCGCCGGCAATGTGGCGCTGTATTTGGCACTGGCTTTTATGAGTTTTACAGCCATTCTTTTCTGGGTTATTCCACGCCCCATTATCAGCCTGTATCTGGATACCAGTGTGCCCGAGAACGCGGAAGTTGTGGCGCTTGCTATCACCCTGCTGGGTGTTGCTGCGGTGTTTCAGGTGTTTGATGGAATTCAGGTTGCTGCCCTGGGCGCTTTGCGTGGTTTGAAAGACACCCGCATCCCAATGATTATTGGATTTGTATCGTACTGGATTGTTGGGTTGAGTGTAGGGATGTCGCTTGCTTTTATTGCAGATTTTGGGGCTGTTGGGTTGTGGTGGGGATTGGTGCTTGGTTTGGCTACGGCGGCATTGTTGCTCACCTGGCGATTTCGGCACAGCGCAAAAGGGCAACTAGCAACACATCGAGGAGAAGTGTAA